The sequence below is a genomic window from Leptolyngbyaceae cyanobacterium.
TTTGTAACTAGAAGGCGCTACAATAGATTTAATTTTTTCAAAAGCTTCCAATTCTTCAGCAGTTGTTTCTACTTTAGAGTTGTCCAAACTTTCTCCTAGTTCATCTTGAATTTCTTCAACCTCTTTCATTAGTTGATTAGGGGAAGAAATTTCTGTGGACTGACCCATTTCCTTACTAATAGATTGGGTCATTAATTCAACCAAGCTACCTTGAATAGACTTTTTCACAATCGGTCGGAATTTCTCAACAATTTTGTTGGTAATCTTACTCTCTATCGCATATCTAGAACCAATAGTCTTAAGCTGAGAAATTAAGAAACGGATAAACTCATCAGAGGGAGAACGCAGAATGCTGTCCACAAGTTGAGTCATTCCCGTGAAATAAACCATCTCTTCAGCGTGTCGTTTTATAACGAGAGCATCAAAGTTATCTTTGTGAAAGAATTTTAGGTTTTCAACTTGCTTTTGGTCGTAGTTAAGAATGGTGAAGATAAAGAAAGGTTCATCATCCATCATGTTTTCATGGCGTAAATCTGTAAAGAAGCGGTATTCAATGCCATTAGTAACAATAGCAACCTTAGCTGAAAGCAATCCGTTGAAATACCTTTTTAACTGCCCATCATGAGCTTCTGGCTTTTTGTCGCGGGCTTTTGCCTCTACAAGCATAACGATTGAGTTACTAATTGATATGGCATAGTCTACTTTCTCCATCTGCCCAGACTTCTTAATTGCAAAATCCGCGATGTATTCAGGGATAACTTCTGTGGGATCGAAAACATCGTAGCCGAGAGCGCTGAAAAAGGGTACAATTAAGCCCATTTTTGTTGCTTCTTCACCCAAGACTGCATCAGCCCTTTTTCGGACTTGTTCTGCAACTTTCGCGATGTCATCTGCAAATGTCATTGATTTCTCCAAAAATTAAAGCATTGTGTTTTCTGCTCTGGTGCGGGAATTATTAACGCGCTTTACAATATAAGCATAAAATGCTTATTGGTCATTTCGATAATTAAGAAGTAAATTTGTAAATATTTTTGAATCATTGCTTTAAAGTTAGGTCTATTCATCATAGATACTAACCTCTGGCGTTAGGGTAAATCTCAATAATATTCTTGTCACCAGCTGTTGGCTGTCTCCAAATATGCCAAACTATAAGGAACGAGGGAAAGCGATCGCAATTTCCAGGCGGGAACTACCATGCAACTAATCAAACGAACCATTCTTCATTATCAAGAAGGCACTTCCGACAAAATCTACGAAGTCGATTTGTGTCAAACTGGGGAAGACCGATACGTAGTAAACTTCCGTTACGGGCGGCGAGGCGCTACCCTGAAAGAAGGCGTCAAAACAGAACAGCCAGTTTCCCTCGCGCAAGCTCAAAAAGCCTTCGATAAATTAGTTGCTGAAAAAGTTAAAAAAGGTTATCAAGATGTCAGTACTCCCCTGGTTAGTGAAAACCTGACACCAAAATCTAAAGAACCTAACCCCGAATCACGCAAACAAGCAATTTTAAATAATCTTTCCAGTAACGGTAGCGAAAAATGGCCGATAGAAAGAGCCATTTGGCGTGCGGGAGAATTAAAAATCACAGAAGCAGTACCTTTACTTCTCTCATTAATCGGTACTGGCGACGCTCTGAGAGATTATTGTATTGTTTGGTCATTAGGTTGGTGCGGTAATCAAGAAATTGCAGCAAATTTAAAATCTATATCTGAAAATACTAATCAACCCGAATTCGTTCGTCGCATCGCCTGGGAAGCTTTATATAAAATTTCCAATGAAGCAACCAAAACAAAGTTGCGTTTGGAAAAAATAGAAGAATTACCAAGAGAATTACGAGAAAAAGCGAAAAACGGTTCCGCTGATGAATTTTTAAATAGTCTAAAAGAATATCTAGAATATCGATTTAATCCACCTGAAACTTTTCTGTTAAGTCAAGATTACGAACGGTTTGCCGTTCTCGATACAATTTATCAGATTGACAACGAATTTGTTCGCCCAGTTTTACTGGAACTCTTACAAACCGTCAAGTTCTTACCTAACTTCTTCAAGCGAGTTCGCCACATTTTCAAAATGGCTGAATATCGACAAGATGCCGAAGTCTTTGGCATCCTCGCTTACCGCTTTGAAAAAGAAAAAGGTACGTTTAGAAGTGACGGATCTTATGTTTATATTCGCGACGTAGGTTATCTTAGAAAATATAATTACCAATATAACAATCAAACCCGTAGATATGACAGAACAGAAAATTTTGAATTTCAAAAACATATGCAATCTCCGGATGCGAAAGTTGCCTACAGCAACCTGACTCGCGATTATCTGCGGCGACGAGTTTGGCGCAGCCTCAAAACACTAGGAGAACAGGGCGATCGCGCTTATGTAAAAATGTCAGCAAAAGTATTACTTCAGTATTCTAATACAGACGCCGATCGGGTTCGAGAAAAGACTTCCTACCGTTGGGATTACGTTAACAACAGATCCCTAAATTTTAAACACCAATGGGATAGTTACGCTGGTTATTTAACATTTAATCATATCTTGTATGAAAATAGTCCCCGCTATGAATTAAAACAAAACTCAAAAGCTTGGCTTTGCCGAAATAATTATAAAGCAGGAGATCCGGAACCAAATGTACGAGAAGAAGCATTTCCCGAACTTTGGCAACAACAACCAGACGAAGTTTTGCAATTACTTTTAGAAAGCAGTTGTCGTCCCGTTCATCATTTTGCAGTCAAAGTATTGCGCGATTGCCCGCAGTTTTGTGCTGAAATAGAAGCGGAAACAGTAATCAAATTACTGAATAAATTATATGATGTAACAGTGCAATTTGCTTTTGAGTTAGCCAGAAACTTATATAGTTCAGCCGAACCTAGTAAAGGATTGGTTTTAGCCCTATTAAATTGTATAATTCCCGAAGCACGCGCAGAAGCTTATCGCTGGATTGAAGAAAGTAGAGACAGATATTTATCTGACATCAATTTTATCGCAGATTTAGTTACTAGCTCTCATCAAGATACGCGCCTGTTTGCTAGGAGAATTTTGAGTTCGTCAATTCTCAATGAGAATACAGTAAAATTAGCGATCGCACGCATCATTACCGAATTACTTACCTTTACTGTTAAATCCGATATCAATTCAATATATCAAGATAACATTGCAGAAAAAGCCAAAGATATAGGCGAAACTTTGGTAACTTGTTTCACTCCCCAATTACGCACTTTAGGAATGTCGGTAATTGACGATTTGTTGAAACATCCTTTAGTAGAAGTTCAAGAATTGGGCGCACGTATATTATTAAATCATGAAATTAGTGCAGTAGATTTACCACCCGGATTAATTGATTCTTTGATGAATTCTTCTCATGAATCCATCCGTGGTGTAGGTATTCGTATTTTCGGTCAACTTCCCGATAATATTTTGTTAAACGAATACTCGCTGCTAGTGACAATGATAACTCACGAATTAGCAGATATTCGCAATGCCATTCGTCCGGCGATTCGACGACTTTCAGAAAATTATCCAGACTTCGCTGCAAGGTTGGCAACTGAAATAATTGATGTGTTGATGAAACCGGAAGCAAAAGAAGGAATTCACGCTTCATTAATACGATTGCTGAAAGAAGATTTACCAGGATGGATGACAGGCGTTAATAAAGATCTTGCATTGAGATTACTAAAAGCAAATTCTTCAGCTACTCAGGAATTAGCTGGTTATGTCATTAGCGCTAATCGGGAAAATTGGGCTGATGAATTTGAGACAATTGAAATAGTTAAAATGGCGGACAATGAAATATTGTCAGTGCGAGAAGCGGCGCGAGAAATATTTCTACACAACCTCAACCGCTACCGAGGAAACGAACAAGAAATGTTATCGGCGGTGAGAATAGTTGAGTGTAAATGGGAAGACTCGCGTGAGTTTGGTTTTAGGTTATTCAGTACTTTTTTCACTGCGGAAGATTTGACACCAAGTGTTTTAATTACTTTATGCGATAGCATTCGAGAAGATGTCCGCAGTTTTGGACGCAACTTAGTTACTCGCTATTTCAATGAAGCTGACGGACAAGAATATCTCTTAAAATTCAGCGAACATCCGACAACGGATATGCAGATGTTTGTTACTAATTATTTGGAAAGTTATGCAGTGAATAATCCCGAACGTTTGCAGCAATTGAAGCCATATTTTATTAGTGTATTATCTCGCGTTAATAAAGGACGAGTTGCCAAACAACGCATCTTTGCTTTTTTGGATAAAGAAGTGCACAAGAGTGAGGAAGCAGCAAGGGTAGTAGCAGAAATTCTTACCCGCCAATCCGCGACTATGGCAATTGGGGATAAGGCGATCGCAATTCAAACTATGGTAAAAATTAAAAAAATTTATCCTCATTTGGAATTGCCAATTCAGGTAAAACCTGTTTCGGAAGTTAGAACCGCAGATAAACGCAAATAAAATCATCTGTGTTTATGTGTGGGTATCTGTGGTAAAAAATTTAACTTTCATTATACTGAGACAATATGCGATCGCACTTATGCCTAAGAAAATCCGAGAATTGAAAAGTTTACTATTAAAAGCAGGATTTACCTATCGTTCTGGAAAAGGTAGTCACACTAAATGGTATCACGTCCTCTTACCTACCCCTATTACTTTATCAGGAAGTGATGGAAATGATGCTAAACCATATCAGGAGAGAGATGTAAACTCTGTCCTTGAGAAATTAAAAGAAATTCAAAAGCAGCAAGAGGAAAATGAATAATGACTTATCATTACACTATCATCATTCAGTGGTCTGACAAAGATAATTGCTTTGTCGTGAGTCTTCCAGAATGGGGAGAATATTGCCACACCCACGGAGATACTTACGAAGAAGCGCTGAAAAATGCCCATGAAGTGTTAGAACTACTAATAGAGTCATCCTTAGAAGAAGGTAAACTTTTACCAGAACCGCAAACTTTTGAAAAAGTGTTTCAAGTCGCCTGATTTATATAAACTTATAACAATTGAGGACAAAACACTATGGAAGTAAATTACGCATACAAGGGAAATACCGCAGTAGTTGACAAAGGCGATCGCACTCAGATGTCCTTTTCTCCCGACACCAAGCGCGAACCTACTTTTTTCATCGGAGAATTGCGGCAAAATGTGGCATTTAGGGAAGCAATCAGCGCTTTACACGATGTAGTTGTTTCTGATTTGCGATTTAAACCAAAAGATAAAACTGCTTATAAAGAATGGGCAGCTAAACAATTGGAAATTGATTGGCAAGTAGTAGCAGCACAACGAGAAGAAGTTGCCAATCAAATTAAAACATTAAAAACCGAATTACAAGAGTTAAATAGTCTAAGTTATCAACGTCTCAAACCATATTACGATGCCAGAGATCGCTTTCGTCGATATGTTTTTGAAAAACAATTAGACCTTTACTTTCTATTCGATCCAGTCATCACCGTTCATCCTGACGAAATATTTTTTGAGTGCTTCAGCGTCGATGAATCGAGTTACGGAAGACTGGGGGCAAGTTATGAAGTATTCAAAAATATCGATGAATTTGCTTGTGGTACAACTAACATCGATTATTCCCATGATTTATATAACGAATTTCAAAAAATCCGCAGTTACAAGACTACCCGCTTAGAAGTCGATCCCTCCGGTTTTGAAGTACAAACTACTAATGAAGACTCCTTCAAAGAAGTCAAAATAGATTTACCTGATAGCTGGGTAAGAGGATTTTTGCAAGTCAGTTCTGCGATGTCTTTACCCGCCACTCGCTTTGACTTGCATCCAATGGATATACACAATATGTGTTTTGTTTTGCGCCGCCATAAAGAAAACAAAGGGCCGCGCAGTATGCGGTATCATTTAGTACCAGGTCAACCAATACGAGTGGTTTTTGAACCTTGGGAAATTGAAGTCGTCTGTCCTCGTTCTCCCTATCTAGGAAATTCAGAACAAGTGATTCGTGTTTGGGGACGCCGCCGCCTCCTGATTCTCGAACGCTTGATCCAAGTCGCCAAAAAGTTTACCGTTCACCTACTTGGTACGGGTATGCCTTCCTTCTATGTCGCGGATTTGGGGGATATGTCCTTTACTTTGGGGTTGTCGGGATGGACTGCCAATGACTGGTCGCGATCGGGTAACTTTGATTTAATGACATCTCGTTATGAGGTAGACAATCTTACAAAACTTGCTGTTTTCGATATCCTTAAGCAAAATTGGGTGCAAAATCCTGATTTTATTGCCAATCGGCTTAATTTAGATCGCTCTGTAGTTCTCAGCGCCCTCAGTGCTTATACGCAAGCCGGAAGTGCTATATACGACCTCAATAAGCAAGTATATCGGGTGCGAGAATTGAGTCGAGAACCGCTACCAATGGATAAGTTACGTTTTGCTAACGAAAGGGAAGAAAAAGCGACCCGCTTCTTATCTCAGAATGTAGTAAAAGTTACTTCTTCCACTGGCGATGTTGCTAATGCGTTGGTTTTACAAGGTTCTGTCAAAGATAAAGAAAAAACTTACCATCCATCTTTGACGATCGACTCAGACCAGCGTATAATTCAAGCAGAATGTACCTGCAATTGGCACTCCCAAAATAAATTGTTCAAAGGCCCCTGCGAACATATTTTGGCACTGAAAACTCAGTTTGTTCGCCAAAGCAGGTAATTTTAGTCCGCGCTACGCCAGTAGGCAAAATAGCCTTGCAATCCGGGCAGTGGATCGCTGTCCATGCGTTTAGTTCACACACGCATCACTAGCCCGCTCTTTACTGTGCGTAGACTCAGGTACTACTGCTATTACGGTTTGATTTCCGTGAAATTAATGAGCAGTAGTACCTGGTCTACGCTTGAGTTGATCGGTCTAGTCCTGAGATGTTTACGAAGGCCGAAAAATTTCCCAAATACTAGGGGAATTTTACTGGTAGTAGCGCGTAACTTTTTTTCTTTTATCGATTAACTTATATAAAAATTATCTGCCCCAAATCGCTAATCCGCCACCTCTACCTCTGGCTGCTATAGTTTTATTGCTAACAAAAAAATAAGCAAAAAACGCTTGTTTACTTACACTTTGAGTATAAAATTCCGCTTCCTTTGCTTGCCCATCTCTGATATATCCAGAAAATAGCTTTACTCCCCACAATTGGATCGTCATTCGGGTAAAATCAAATGCTAAAATGTTTTTCTTGCTAACAAACTTTGCTGGCCCACTCACCACTAATTTTAGCGCTCCCATCGTTACCCGATTTTCAATTTCACCTGTTTGAAAATCCGGTTTTTCTACCTCTACAGATGCAGGGGAATAGGACAATTCTATTTTGATAAGCTGAGGAAGGTAACGCCCCGCACCCAAAACTATTCCTGCTTTAGCACGAGTTTTTTTTGTTCCAGTAATAAAACATAAACGCCAGTTACCGATTAAGTCTTCAAAGGAATAAGAGTATTTGTCAGTTCTGGCATTTTTTTCTGTTTGCAACAAAGCTTCAACTACTTCAGTAGCAGGCGGCTTAACAGCAGAAGGAACTAAGACAGAGTTAGCAGCTTGTTCGATGATAGATGAGATGGTCATCAATTAAAATATCCTAGATCGAAGATGAGGTAAATGCAATTTGATGGCCATCTCGCTGTTAATGGCGATCGACATCCATATCATATTATTTACTTGATGTTGGTTGTCGATCGCAACTCACCCAAATCTTCAAACACCAGTCTAATTCTGATTAAGTGCTGCTTGCGCCTTGGCAATATAATCGAAAAGCTCGGAATTGGGAAAACCAAATTGTTGCTGCATTGTTGGATACTCAGATTGCACCAGATTATTTAAATTTTCCCTGATTCCGGAATTTCCACCCGTGAAACTTTCGATCAGTTCTTGCCAGCGTTTAGCCAAACTGATAACTTTTTCATCAGTGGGAGAAGTACCCTTATCCATTTCAGCTTGAACGGCGGCAAACAAATCTTGCCAATCCTGTTGCGCTTTTGCGATCGCGCTTTCACCCAGTTCTTCTTTTCGTTGGTCTAAATATTGACGTTGTTCTGGCGTGTAATATTTGTTGAATAAATCTTCTACCATTTTAGTCACCTCGATCGCTTGCATAAATTCATTTACAGAAACCACTTGCTCCATTTCCATCTTTTGATAAATAGACTCAAGCAGCCTTGATAAATTCTGTTGGAGTTTGATTTGTTCATTTAGTTTGGCGATATGTTTTCGCAGCACAGATATTGGCTGAAAATTTCGGTTTTCTAGACATTCTTTAATTTCTGCTAATGAAAACCCTAGCTGGCGTAGAGAAACAACCTGTTGTAAACGGACAATATCCGCTTCCGTATAAAGACGATGACCTACTTCCGTATGATGAAAAGGCTTTACCAAACCAATTTCATCGTAATAATGAAGTGTTCTGATCGATAAACCAGTTTGCTTGGCTAAATCGCCAACTTTCCAGGATGTCGGCAATATTTTTTCACTCCTTTTTTAACTGTCAGAGCGCAACATCTTTACTGTAGAACCTGACGTTACGTGAGGTGCAAGTGAAAATTTATGACAATTTTTTGTTTGAGATCTTAGATGGATAAAACAGGAAGCGAAAACCAAATAATTCTTACCATCTTCCCATTTGCCTATGAGTCTCAATAAACAAAATACATAGCAGCTTAATACTCGATCGCGCTCTCCATCCTTAGGGCTAATGTGCTTAGTCGCCTTTTTTCATACAATCCGATAACCAGGGTCAAGTTTTCTTCGTGCAGGATAGTAATAGTAGATCGTATAGTTAGCAAACCATGACATTGGCCTATTTATCTCGTAAAGCACCAGCAATTTCTCGGTTGCTACTGCTGACGGCAACAGGTGTAACCTTTTTAGGTAGCTGCTCTCAGCTTCCTCAACTATCTTCTCCCGAACAATCTCTCGCGCCTAGCCAAAGCCAAAACGGATCGAGCAATATCAGCGCTGCTCCGGTTCCTTTATCACCCGATTCTTCAGATAATAACTTTGTAGTCGCCGCAGTCGAAAAAGTTGGCCCAGCAGTGGTGCGGATTGATTCTGCACGGACGGTAAGGCGTCCGGGGAGCGATCAGTATAGAGATCCGTTCTTCCGTCGTTTTTTTGGTGAGGAATTCGAGCCGCCACAGGAAAGAACTGTACGGGGAACTGGCTCTGGATTTGTGATTAATTCCGAAGGACAGATTATCACGAATGCCCATGTTGTAGATGGTGCCGATACAGTAAGGGTCACCCTGAGAGATGGTCGCACTTTTCAAGGAAGAGTACTTGGTGAAGATAAGTTAACGGATATAGCCGTAGTAAAAATTAATGCTGGTACTATGCCTGCGGTTGCTATGGGTAATTCTGATGGATTACGTCCCGGTCAATGGGCGATCGCGATCGGCAATCCGCTCGGTTTAGATAAAACAGTTACAGTTGGCGTAATTAGCGCCACAGATAGAAGCAGTTCCCAAGTAGGCGTTCCCGATAAGCGAATTGGTTTTATTCAAACCGATGCAGCGATTAATCCCGGCAATTCTGGCGGCCCACTTCTGAACGCTCGCGGCGAAGTAATCGGAGTCAATACTGCTATTATCGGTGGCGCTCAAGGTTTAGGCTTTGCCATTCCCATCAATCGCGCCCAACAAATTGCCCAACAACTAATTGCCAAAGGAAAAGTCGAACATCCTTTCGTCGGTATCCAAATGGCTACCATTACGCCTGAGATTAAGGAAAGAATTAAAAACTCCTCTAACAGAAACATTTTAGTAAACGCAAACGAAGGAGTTTTAGTGATTGGCGTATTACCTAATTCCCCAGCTTCCAGAGCCGGATTAAAAGCAGGCGATGTAATTCAAAAAGTCGGTAATCAAAATGTTACCACTGCTGATAAAGTTCAACAGGTAATCGAAAGCCGTCAAGTGGGCGATCGATTACAAATTGATATCCAACGAAATGGTCAACTTCAAACCGTGCAGGTACAACTTGGTGCTTTCCCAGTCCAACAAAACGAACCTTAATTTTACGCTCTTTAACTTTGGCGAAGGCTAGTTTGAATATTTGTCTGTACAGTAAAATATAGATATTTCAAACTGTGCCTTTTACTTAATTTCGTATGACAGAAATTTTAACAGTCTGCCAATTAGGAAATCCGATTTTGCGGCAAGTTTCCCAGCCGATTGAAGATGTTAGCGATCGCCATATCCAAATTTTGATAGATGAGTTGATGGTAACCGTTAACAAATTAAATGGTGTGGGAATTGCCGCTCCCCAAGTAGCTGAATCATACCGCTTATTTATTGTGGCATCTCGTCCTAACCCCAGGTATCCCAACGCCCCCACGATGGAACCAACTGCCATGATTAATCCCCGCATTGTTGCCCATTCCGATGAAATTATCAAAGGTTGGGAAGGTTGTCTCAGCATTCCGGGAATTCGCGGTTTAGTTCCCAGATATCAAGCAATTGAAGTTGAGTATCTCAGTCGCGATGGAAAACAGCATCGACAAAAATTAACTGATTTCGTCGCCCGAATATTCCAGCACGAGTACGATCATTTGGATGGTATGGTATTTTTAGACCGAGTAGAAAGTACTCAAGAATTGATGAGCGAACAAGAATATCAACAGCGCATCGTTGGGCTATCAACTTGAGTCAACAACTAAATAGCTGCTTTTCCGAACATATAAATAGCTAAAGAAAGCAAAATTAATCGGAATAGCAGATTGACTATTTTTTCTGGCAAATGGGTTAACCATCGGCTACCTATTTGCGCTCCTAAAATATTGCCCAATCCCAAACAGAGTCCTGGTATCCATAACACGTGACCCTGCCAAGCATATTGGGATATTCCAGATATAGTAATCGGTATCATTGCTCCTAAACTAGTCCGCACTGCCACTTTAATTGGTTCCATCCAAAATATTAACTGAAGTGGCACCATTACAGTACCCCCGCTTAGTCCAAATAACCCGGAAATGATACCTGCTAACGCACCAATTGTAGCAATATCCCAAATATTTTTATTATTTATTGAATTGTCAGTTTCTTCTGGGTAATTACTTTGACTTTCCTTTTCTTCTAGCTCTTCAATAGATACTTTTTGTCGCAGATTAATTAAATAAATTTGGAGAAGTAAAAAAATTGCAAAACTCCAACTTAACCAAATTTCTGGAATTATATCTCCTAAAGCAGCGCCCAGTTGTGCGGTAAAAATTCCAAACAACCCTAGTTGTAAGGCTATACGCCAATTGATTTGCTTCGTTCGCCAGTTTTGTAAACTGCCTGAAACAGCACTTAAAAATGCTCCTACTAAACTGGTAGCTGCTGCTTCAACGATAGGAACTCCCCAAAAAGTGAGGAAGGGAACCGTTATTAAACCCCCTCCCATACCAAAAATTGCTGCTATTAATCCGGTGATGATTCCGAATAAAAATAACAGCAACCAAGTCATGAGTTCTGGAGTCATGAATTACATCCGTTCTAAAACTGGAATACCTAGTAAAGATAATCCAAGTTTTAAAGTTCTAGCAGTTAAATCGCACAGAATTAATCGGGAAGTCCGCTGAGGTTCTTCTGCGCCAATTACGCGACATTTTTCATAGAACTGATTAAATTTCTTGCTCAGTTCGTACAAATAGTCACACAAGCGATTGGGTAGCAAATCGCGTTCAACTTCGCTGAGAACTTCGCTTAGCTGTAACAAATGCTTTGTTAATACTAATTCTTCTGCTTCCTGCAATAGTACTTTCAGATCTGTTCCGATATGCTCGAAATCAATATTACCTTTACGACCTATGCTGCGAATCCTGGCATAAGCATAAAGTAAATAAGGAGCCGTATTGCCTTGTAGGGACAGCATTTTATCGTAACTGAATACATAATTGCTGTTGCGATTTTGGCTCAAGTCGGCATATTTAACCGCACTGATACCGATGACTTTGGCAACGTTAGCAATAAATTCTTCAGATTCCGATCGATTTTCTTCTTTTAGTCTAACTTCTAGGTCTTTCCGGGCACGTACAATTGCTTCATCAAGCAAATCTTTCAACCGTACCGTGTCCCCAGAACGGGTTTTCAGTTTTTTGTTATCTTCTCCTAAGACTAAACCAAAGGGAACGTGAAATAGTTCTAATTTATCAGGAATCCAGCCCGCCCGTTTAGCTACTTGAAAAACCTGAGTAAAGTGATTTGCTTGCCCAGCATCGGTAACGTAGATAATGCGATCGGCATTATCTTGTAAAATCCGATAACGTAAAGCTGCCAAATCTGTGGTGGCGTAGTTATATCCACCATCAGATTTCTGCACGATCAAAGGCAGAGGTTTACCTTCTTTATTAGTAAATCCTTCCAGGAAAACACATTTCGCCCCAGCATCTTCTTTGAGTAAACCGGATTTTTCTAAATCCTCCACTACTTCTGGTAGTAAAGGATTGTAGAAAGATTCTCCCCTTTCTGTTAGTTTGACATTCAACAAATCATAAATAACTTCAAATTCTCGCCGGGATTGTTCGCAAAGCAATTGCCAAGCCCGACGAGAATTTTCAGTTCCAGATTGGAGGTTTACTACTTCTTGTCTAGCTGTTTCTTGAAACTTTTCATCTTCATCAAAACGCTGTTTTGCTTGGCGATAAAAACTAACTAAATCGCCTAAATCAACTGCATTAGCTGTAGTTAAAGCTTCTGGACACACTTCTCTCAAGTAAGCAATTAACATTCCAAATTGGGTTCCCCAATCGCCTACATGATTTAACCTCAGTACATCTTCGCCTTGAAATTCCAAAACTCTGGCAATGGAATCCCCAATAATAGTAGAACGCAAATGCCCAACGTGCATTTCTTTAGCTATGTTGGGACTGGAAAAATCCACTACTACTCTTTGGGGATTTTTAACTGGTGGAACTCCTAAGCGAGAATCAGCTTGTATAGAGTTTAATTGCTCTTGCAGATATGAAGGTTGAAGGGTTAAATTGATAAAACCCGGCCCTGCTATCTGTGGCGGTTGGCAGATATCTGTTACATCCAAATTTTGGATAATTTGTTCTGCGATCGCGCGAGGCGGTTGCCCCAATTTCTTAGACAATCCAAGTGCAGCATTTGACTGGTAATCACCAAATTTAGGATTGCTAGCAGATACCAGCATTGGGTCTACCCCAGCATAGTCGCTGCCAAAAGATGCGATCAACGCCTTTTCAAATTTACTTTTTAGTTGTTCCAGGGTAGGGTTCATCAGGATTTTTTGGGAAACTCTTGTAGCGTCCTTTTCTCTTCTATCGTACTCATGTCTAGCTTCATACTCAAATCCAGCCATGTGGAACGGGTAATGGGAGCGCTGCTTGATATATAGTCTACGCCTGTTTCGGCTACCGCACGGATAGTTTCCAACGTAATGTTGCCAGATGCTTCTATCTTAATGCGATCGTTTTGCTGGCGAATCTTCCGAACTGCTTGCCCCATCACATCAATCGGCATATTGTCCAGCATAATAATATCAGCACCGTGTTCGATAGCTTCCTGCACTTGGTCTAGGCTTTCTGTTTCTACTTCAATA
It includes:
- a CDS encoding HhoA/HhoB/HtrA family serine endopeptidase gives rise to the protein MTLAYLSRKAPAISRLLLLTATGVTFLGSCSQLPQLSSPEQSLAPSQSQNGSSNISAAPVPLSPDSSDNNFVVAAVEKVGPAVVRIDSARTVRRPGSDQYRDPFFRRFFGEEFEPPQERTVRGTGSGFVINSEGQIITNAHVVDGADTVRVTLRDGRTFQGRVLGEDKLTDIAVVKINAGTMPAVAMGNSDGLRPGQWAIAIGNPLGLDKTVTVGVISATDRSSSQVGVPDKRIGFIQTDAAINPGNSGGPLLNARGEVIGVNTAIIGGAQGLGFAIPINRAQQIAQQLIAKGKVEHPFVGIQMATITPEIKERIKNSSNRNILVNANEGVLVIGVLPNSPASRAGLKAGDVIQKVGNQNVTTADKVQQVIESRQVGDRLQIDIQRNGQLQTVQVQLGAFPVQQNEP
- the def gene encoding peptide deformylase — protein: MTEILTVCQLGNPILRQVSQPIEDVSDRHIQILIDELMVTVNKLNGVGIAAPQVAESYRLFIVASRPNPRYPNAPTMEPTAMINPRIVAHSDEIIKGWEGCLSIPGIRGLVPRYQAIEVEYLSRDGKQHRQKLTDFVARIFQHEYDHLDGMVFLDRVESTQELMSEQEYQQRIVGLST
- a CDS encoding sulfite exporter TauE/SafE family protein, whose translation is MTPELMTWLLLFLFGIITGLIAAIFGMGGGLITVPFLTFWGVPIVEAAATSLVGAFLSAVSGSLQNWRTKQINWRIALQLGLFGIFTAQLGAALGDIIPEIWLSWSFAIFLLLQIYLINLRQKVSIEELEEKESQSNYPEETDNSINNKNIWDIATIGALAGIISGLFGLSGGTVMVPLQLIFWMEPIKVAVRTSLGAMIPITISGISQYAWQGHVLWIPGLCLGLGNILGAQIGSRWLTHLPEKIVNLLFRLILLSLAIYMFGKAAI
- the argS gene encoding arginine--tRNA ligase; this encodes MNPTLEQLKSKFEKALIASFGSDYAGVDPMLVSASNPKFGDYQSNAALGLSKKLGQPPRAIAEQIIQNLDVTDICQPPQIAGPGFINLTLQPSYLQEQLNSIQADSRLGVPPVKNPQRVVVDFSSPNIAKEMHVGHLRSTIIGDSIARVLEFQGEDVLRLNHVGDWGTQFGMLIAYLREVCPEALTTANAVDLGDLVSFYRQAKQRFDEDEKFQETARQEVVNLQSGTENSRRAWQLLCEQSRREFEVIYDLLNVKLTERGESFYNPLLPEVVEDLEKSGLLKEDAGAKCVFLEGFTNKEGKPLPLIVQKSDGGYNYATTDLAALRYRILQDNADRIIYVTDAGQANHFTQVFQVAKRAGWIPDKLELFHVPFGLVLGEDNKKLKTRSGDTVRLKDLLDEAIVRARKDLEVRLKEENRSESEEFIANVAKVIGISAVKYADLSQNRNSNYVFSYDKMLSLQGNTAPYLLYAYARIRSIGRKGNIDFEHIGTDLKVLLQEAEELVLTKHLLQLSEVLSEVERDLLPNRLCDYLYELSKKFNQFYEKCRVIGAEEPQRTSRLILCDLTARTLKLGLSLLGIPVLERM